One genomic region from Pyrobaculum islandicum DSM 4184 encodes:
- the cimA gene encoding citramalate synthase → MTLYTLHFLNRHAGDYVEVLDTTLRDGSQGANVSFTLQDKIRIALKLDELGVDYIEGGWPYSNPKDYEFFRAMKEYSLTRAKLAAFGSTRRKNVRPKDDESLNSIIKADVPVAVIFGKSWALHVEKVLETTWEENLSMIAESVEYLREHGMEVVYDAEHFYQGYQEDPEAALASIEAAWRAGARVVVLADTNGGTPPHEVYRITAEVRRRFPAMALGAHMHNDIGCAVANTLMAVAAGARHVQGTINGIGERTGNADLTAVLPTLELKMGFRVLRDEPPPVKYSRLREVSRLVYEALGVQPNPYQPYVGEFAFAHKGGVHADAVMKVPRAYEHIDPALVGNRRVFVVSEVAGGASVVVKAAEELGIPLDKRHEAVRKALDEIKRLEREGYSFDLAPASALLILMRHLGLYRERFRVVEWRVVTGPSEAAYAIVKVWVNGEERLEAGEGVGPVHAIDVALRRALTVSFPELRPVALRDYRVVLPGSVKSTESIVRVTVEFGNGDRIWRTVGVSSNIVMASIKALVDGYDFALQTKELKTRAVENMWKRS, encoded by the coding sequence ATAACTTTATATACACTACATTTTCTAAATAGACATGCCGGGGATTATGTAGAAGTCTTAGACACCACATTAAGAGACGGTTCGCAAGGGGCAAACGTCTCCTTTACTCTCCAGGACAAGATAAGGATTGCCCTTAAGCTGGACGAGCTGGGGGTGGACTATATTGAGGGCGGTTGGCCCTACTCTAACCCGAAGGACTACGAGTTTTTCAGAGCGATGAAGGAGTACTCCCTCACGCGGGCGAAGCTGGCGGCCTTCGGGAGCACCAGGCGTAAAAACGTGCGGCCGAAAGACGACGAGAGTCTCAACTCAATAATAAAAGCTGACGTGCCGGTGGCTGTTATCTTTGGCAAGAGTTGGGCCCTCCACGTAGAGAAGGTGCTAGAGACCACCTGGGAGGAGAACCTCTCTATGATTGCCGAAAGCGTGGAGTATCTCAGGGAGCACGGCATGGAGGTAGTGTACGACGCCGAGCACTTCTACCAGGGGTACCAGGAGGACCCCGAGGCCGCCCTTGCTTCCATAGAGGCGGCGTGGAGAGCCGGCGCCAGGGTGGTGGTCCTCGCCGACACAAACGGCGGCACTCCGCCGCATGAGGTGTACAGAATTACGGCCGAGGTGAGGAGGAGGTTCCCCGCCATGGCGCTGGGGGCCCACATGCACAACGACATCGGCTGCGCCGTGGCCAACACACTCATGGCGGTGGCCGCCGGCGCTAGACACGTCCAGGGGACTATCAACGGCATTGGCGAGCGGACAGGCAACGCCGACCTCACCGCCGTCCTCCCCACCCTGGAGCTCAAGATGGGGTTTAGGGTTCTACGGGACGAGCCGCCCCCCGTGAAGTACAGCCGCCTCAGGGAGGTGTCTAGGCTAGTTTACGAGGCGTTGGGCGTTCAGCCGAACCCATACCAACCGTACGTTGGCGAGTTCGCCTTTGCCCACAAGGGGGGCGTCCACGCAGATGCCGTCATGAAGGTGCCGAGGGCTTACGAACATATAGACCCGGCGCTGGTGGGCAACAGGAGGGTATTCGTGGTGTCTGAGGTGGCTGGGGGCGCAAGCGTAGTGGTGAAGGCGGCTGAGGAGCTGGGCATCCCCCTGGACAAGCGGCACGAGGCGGTGAGGAAGGCGCTAGACGAGATAAAGAGGCTGGAGAGGGAGGGCTACTCTTTCGACCTAGCGCCGGCCTCTGCCCTGCTCATACTCATGAGGCACCTCGGCCTCTACAGGGAGAGGTTCAGGGTCGTGGAGTGGAGGGTGGTGACTGGGCCCAGCGAGGCGGCCTACGCCATAGTCAAGGTGTGGGTCAACGGCGAGGAGAGGCTGGAGGCGGGGGAGGGCGTGGGGCCCGTCCACGCCATAGACGTAGCCCTGAGGAGGGCCCTCACCGTGTCCTTCCCAGAGCTAAGGCCAGTGGCCCTAAGAGACTACCGGGTGGTTCTCCCCGGCTCGGTGAAAAGCACAGAGAGCATCGTCAGAGTCACCGTGGAGTTCGGCAACGGCGACAGGATATGGCGGACGGTGGGGGTCTCCAGCAACATAGTCATGGCGTCTATAAAAGCGCTTGTAGACGGTTACGACTTCGCCCTCCAGACAAAAGAATTAAAAACACGCGCCGTGGAAAACATGTGGAAGAGGTCTTAA
- a CDS encoding 4-phosphopantoate--beta-alanine ligase, protein MIPPTHPRYRSLLEREKIVEGAREGYVALQGLIAQGRGECFDYLIGEETQPFAQKAIEAAAAALLAARHPVISVNGNVAALAPGDVVRLAKAVPALIEVNLFYRTREREEKIAEILRRHGAEEVLGVGEDASCTIPELFSERRRVSCRGIYTADVVLVPLEDGDRTEALRKMGKTVIAIDLNPLSRTARAATITIVDNLTRALPRLVEAVENLKKDRNRIQDILAKYNNNAVLAEALLHIKTRLEKIAAEML, encoded by the coding sequence ATGATCCCCCCAACCCACCCCCGGTACAGATCCCTCCTGGAGAGGGAGAAGATCGTGGAGGGGGCCAGGGAGGGCTACGTCGCCCTCCAGGGGCTGATCGCACAGGGCAGGGGGGAGTGCTTTGACTACCTAATCGGCGAGGAGACCCAGCCCTTCGCCCAGAAGGCAATAGAGGCGGCCGCCGCTGCCCTCCTCGCCGCGAGACATCCGGTGATTAGCGTAAACGGAAACGTGGCCGCCCTAGCTCCCGGCGACGTGGTGCGACTAGCCAAGGCCGTCCCGGCGCTAATAGAGGTCAACCTCTTCTACCGGACGCGGGAGCGGGAGGAGAAAATAGCCGAGATACTGAGGAGACACGGCGCCGAGGAGGTCCTCGGCGTGGGGGAAGACGCCTCCTGCACAATACCGGAGCTCTTCAGCGAGAGGAGGAGGGTAAGCTGCCGAGGCATATACACCGCCGACGTGGTCCTCGTCCCCCTAGAAGACGGCGATAGGACAGAGGCGCTTAGGAAGATGGGCAAGACCGTAATCGCCATAGACCTCAACCCCCTAAGCAGAACAGCCCGCGCCGCCACCATCACCATAGTAGACAACCTCACCAGAGCCCTCCCCCGCCTCGTAGAAGCGGTAGAAAACCTCAAAAAAGACCGCAACCGGATACAGGACATCCTCGCCAAATACAACAACAACGCCGTGCTGGCAGAAGCCCTACTCCACATAAAAACACGGCTAGAAAAAATAGCCGCAGAGATGCTATAG
- the panB gene encoding 3-methyl-2-oxobutanoate hydroxymethyltransferase: MRRKTVLDFAKGRGPYVWITAYDYPTAKAVDEAGVDGILVGDSLGMVLLGLPNTLGVTMEDMVRHTEAVARAKPRALVVADMPFMSYETGPEDALKNAARLIRAGADAVKLEGGAEYAHIVERLVKAGIPVMGHIGLTPQRVLTIGGFRMVGKTEEQRRKVLEDAKALRDAGAFSIVLEFVPASLAREVTQAVDIPTICIGSGPHCDGQILVLHDVIGLSERPPSFAKRYADVAAAIREAVSKYAEEVRKGLFPAREHYRE; encoded by the coding sequence ATGCGTAGAAAGACCGTCTTAGACTTTGCCAAAGGCCGCGGGCCTTACGTCTGGATTACAGCCTACGACTACCCTACGGCTAAGGCGGTAGACGAGGCGGGGGTAGACGGCATATTAGTCGGCGACAGCCTCGGGATGGTCCTCCTAGGCCTCCCCAACACCCTCGGCGTCACCATGGAGGACATGGTTAGACACACCGAGGCGGTGGCCAGAGCAAAGCCGCGGGCCCTCGTCGTAGCCGACATGCCCTTCATGTCCTACGAGACCGGGCCAGAGGACGCGCTGAAAAACGCGGCGCGCCTCATTAGGGCGGGGGCAGACGCAGTAAAGTTAGAGGGAGGTGCCGAATATGCCCATATAGTGGAAAGGTTAGTCAAGGCAGGCATACCAGTGATGGGCCACATAGGCCTAACCCCCCAGAGGGTTCTCACAATAGGGGGCTTCAGGATGGTGGGCAAGACAGAGGAGCAGAGGCGGAAGGTGCTAGAGGACGCCAAAGCCCTTAGAGACGCAGGCGCCTTCTCCATAGTCCTCGAGTTCGTGCCTGCGTCCCTCGCCAGGGAGGTGACACAGGCCGTAGACATACCCACCATCTGCATAGGTTCCGGCCCCCACTGCGACGGCCAGATCCTCGTCCTCCACGACGTGATAGGCCTCTCGGAGAGGCCTCCCAGCTTCGCCAAGAGATACGCCGACGTTGCCGCAGCGATAAGAGAGGCCGTGTCTAAATACGCGGAGGAGGTGAGGAAAGGCCTCTTCCCAGCGAGGGAGCACTACAGGGAATGA
- a CDS encoding ketopantoate reductase family protein — protein sequence MFVVVGLGAVGSLLAYFLNEAGLEPYAVSRSRCDEYIFCNGDSCHKLRVKMIDRAPPDVKYSLVAVKGPDTTGALRVASGVPVLFQNGIGGLELAREVFPNAMAAVVTYGVYREGCRAELRGRGEIILPKEAAEVGEALARGGAAVRLVDDVEPYRWAKLVVNAAINPVTAILQAPNGVLLENPWARALAEKLALEAAAVAAAVGYPVEGAVDTVFTVARATASNISSMAQDLARCRPTEVDFINGAVMKYGAARGVATPHNYVVYTLVKALEERCGLRFRTT from the coding sequence GTGTTCGTCGTTGTTGGTCTGGGGGCGGTGGGGAGTCTCTTGGCGTATTTTCTAAACGAGGCGGGGCTTGAGCCATATGCGGTCTCTAGGTCGAGGTGTGATGAATATATCTTCTGCAATGGCGACAGTTGCCACAAGCTTAGAGTCAAGATGATCGATAGGGCGCCCCCCGACGTGAAGTATAGCCTTGTTGCTGTGAAGGGGCCGGACACAACTGGAGCACTTAGGGTGGCTTCAGGCGTGCCTGTACTCTTCCAGAACGGCATCGGGGGGCTTGAGTTGGCTCGGGAGGTGTTTCCAAACGCCATGGCAGCCGTAGTGACCTACGGCGTATACCGGGAGGGCTGTAGGGCCGAGCTGAGGGGCAGGGGGGAGATAATCCTCCCGAAAGAGGCTGCGGAGGTGGGGGAGGCGCTTGCGAGAGGCGGCGCGGCTGTGCGACTTGTAGACGACGTTGAGCCGTACCGCTGGGCGAAGCTTGTTGTCAACGCCGCGATAAACCCAGTCACAGCTATTTTGCAAGCTCCCAATGGGGTACTGTTGGAAAATCCCTGGGCTCGCGCCCTCGCCGAGAAGTTGGCACTAGAGGCAGCGGCTGTGGCGGCGGCCGTGGGGTATCCAGTGGAGGGGGCTGTGGATACCGTTTTTACCGTGGCTAGGGCAACTGCAAGTAACATCTCGTCTATGGCGCAAGACTTGGCCAGGTGTAGGCCTACGGAGGTAGACTTCATAAACGGCGCCGTGATGAAGTACGGGGCGGCGCGGGGGGTGGCGACCCCTCATAACTATGTCGTATACACCTTGGTCAAGGCGCTGGAGGAGAGATGCGGCTTAAGATTCCGCACCACGTGA
- a CDS encoding TIGR00304 family membrane protein — protein sequence MIELVVLGLLLIFLGFILFILATLRVAKDEAKRAEAGGVLIVGPVPIVFGTSQRIATITMVLAVVLTLLSLLLFLLALWR from the coding sequence GTGATCGAGCTTGTGGTTTTGGGGCTTTTGCTCATCTTCCTCGGCTTTATACTGTTTATACTGGCAACACTGAGAGTTGCTAAAGACGAGGCCAAGAGAGCTGAGGCCGGCGGAGTCCTCATCGTGGGCCCCGTCCCCATCGTCTTTGGTACAAGCCAGCGCATTGCCACTATAACAATGGTTCTCGCCGTAGTTCTCACTCTCCTGTCTCTCCTCCTCTTCTTGCTAGCTCTCTGGCGGTAA